One Bacillota bacterium DNA segment encodes these proteins:
- a CDS encoding type II toxin-antitoxin system Phd/YefM family antitoxin encodes MSVSVSELKNALSEIFNRVAFGRERIIVVSQRQP; translated from the coding sequence ATGAGTGTCAGCGTAAGTGAGCTGAAAAACGCCCTGTCTGAGATATTCAACCGGGTAGCCTTTGGCCGGGAGCGGATCATTGTAGTCAGCCAAAGGCAGCCGTGA